The Silene latifolia isolate original U9 population chromosome 4, ASM4854445v1, whole genome shotgun sequence region cgggggagatgcgtaagagcccaccggaaaacaagtgtcccaccatcagtcaggaacaatgggatcttttcaaagcgattcgaactagtgagaagtttcaggttaaatatcctcgccttttaatgatttacctatcatttttttaattaatgagttctctgtaatctttttattatctcatctacttgcgcttttatataatttgaaggccgttagtaAAATAAATcatgctaacatttcatgcaagaaggggaaatggtatggttctcgaagcggttacagattgatagaagacaacctcgtaagtagcatgcattatccctatgtttatttgatttttttaatcacacttggacttgatacacatttatatatataactgttaccatgttaatgtgtaggtggcaaagggagtgaccgacttggagcggcatgtaacttataaagaagggcacacgcctaaaggatacCGGCCGTCTGACAAATATgatcaggaagtgttggccaacatagtaagcattattttattaagacgagttcattactaactttattattttagtcacaaatataatttgaattttatttaatatattataggagaaggtattgaaggaggtagaagaagggaaattcactcccaatggtcgtgatgacgttcttgctagagcgatcggccgacccgaacatccaggtcaattgaggggcgtcccgttacaggttgggaGTCacaaaatattatgggacaactgccttgaaaaagaagaaaaggaagactaaggctgagaaggctgacatggtaccatttattctattattttcatttaagttcacatgttattgttttaaacaaattggtgaaacattacattcttggcacgcaggttcagttattggcatccgtgatactaaagatgaattctggaggcaagccttccgaagaagaattgaagatgatggaggatgtcattaaagaaggtaaggtacaacagattggtcaagaggccgagaatactactaccttggcaatacatgagaaggaagtatcggtcaacgggattcagaaagatcaggtacctaatgcttctgaagttgtaacaactaaagccgataaggtaaatatatgactcccttattttttttttttttttttgggtaagatcagggggtgtgttccatgccagctctaatgctataagttctgacatcgtgccattggttaattttattaggtaaatgagtctgaaaaggagatgcaacttgagttatccgccacagctgacaataatcaggggatgcaacttgagaagacggctgatggaaaacagcagcatacatccccttcaaatcaGTTCACAATTTTcggcaaggtatgcatgaagtctttaattagttaaatttatatgaattctattaaattttgggatataatatgtaatgtatgtgtattcttcaggccgttAACAGGCGGGTAGTTATTCTTACTGACCCTAAATCCGAGAAACCACTTGTGcatgttggccggggtctcgtagacttGCCCATCAAATCagcggaaactttattggttcatggcgaaaaacttttgccgaatcatagaaaagtggagataactcaagtctttgaaggccatgaaaaattttaactgcccgtcccagttcgtgacgacattaccattctggcagatgcggttggaagtttcatccaatggcctgaatctcacatcttcctggctcgttcgtctccgcctcaaccgaaagcagttggggttataAAAAATACCttaatatgttaaatttttatatgttaaatgtttttatatgttattttttttgtagggaacaaaaaagccggctaagccggataagcctaagtccccagacatgccaactacctcgtcgaaacaacaacttgatgaggtatttaattaacttctccatttttttaaaaacctccctttttttttctgtatttctaaaaagcatggaaattttgtgtagggaacaaaaaagccggataagccggataagcctaagtccccagacatgccaactacctcgttgGAACAACAatttgatgaggtatttaattaacttctccatttttttaaaaacctccctttatttatattttttctgtatttctaaaaagcatggaaattttgtgtaggggacaaaaaagacggataagcctaagtccccagtcatacctactactgcctcatcattgaaagagcaggttgatgaggtatttagttaagtattcttttatttttattactccaactagctagttaggatatgttacctttggattttttattattttaattatctatatgtataggctggtggtagtagcacaaaaagagaaaagcattatttccccgcactgaaagatgttaggagtataaactccactaATATTTCTGGGAAGGAATTCATGCTAAAAGTAaaaacggtgacgatgaggaaactgtatTCGGAGGCTAGCCATCGCATAgcaaacgagcaattgataattattcgcTCGAGTAGGATATTTTAGGGGTTGAGCGCGATGCAATTCTGTCATGGGagctgctagccatttgggctggccttgaagagattgatgtccaacacctatttgtttggatgaagtaagtttcttaataaattatttcatattctaatattctgactagatagtgttttaaataccggaattaataccgtaataatgtaggatattgaaattgagagtgatccccgagaacaagattccatgtgatcaatacggattcttgtgcccctatattttatctatgCATATCCCGATGttttcgttcgaagatcgggtagattatattgctcggaAATTGGCGACAACCAAACAGCTGGTTTTTGCCTCTTATAATGAAATCGGGTAATACATCATTAgcattacgtttccccctacaattgcattttcataactaatatatgtacttgttaataatgttgatgtctcttgatgtatgtaggagtcattgggtactagcagccatcatgccgagcaagaagaaagttttttggttggactctttgcatagagaaccaagcgagacctttaagggcttgattaataagtaagtttataatacaaatttatttttaataacattaagtttcaatttttatttatagaaaaatgctcatttttgccccaaaaatatgagtttctgcctttttttttttttattaaaaaagcgcctttgagaagaaaagagctaacgaggatcaacccacgaaagattctgatgatggccctacttttattacaATAACAGGGGTACGtactcaaatacaataccttaagtgcaaaaatctgtctttaataataatacgtgcgcaaatacaagacctaaagtgcaagattctgaCGTGGGTCTTCTCGTCTCTtcatttttatgtaataataggtcccttgCCAGCCGGAtaacatacaatgtggatactacgtttgtcggttcatgttggaggttatcatgcgaagatatatccttattccagaaaagattagtaatttcataatgtgtttattactttttttaaattagagctaatgttgtcttgcttgctgctataccatgatgttgctataatgttgaatgatgtatgttgttacaataatgtcttgtatgtctttgttttttccgcagtatgtaatcaacgcgcAACATCTACCTGAGTTCAAAAAGCAccaaatagacgaggtaagggacatgttgggcaaatacgtcttagatcATTGCAATGAAGACTAAATGCACGATACTTAGCTTAGGGCTTAGATCAGATCaatttagtaaattttttgttgaagttagggaatgatctttGTAAATTGTTGTTAGTATGAATTATGATGCTGTTGTTGTTGTAAATAGTAagtatgatgctgctgttgtaaattgtaagtatgatgctgctgttgttaGTATGAATTAATCTGAAAGATGAATTGTATCTaatgagttctgatgaacccagatGCTGATATATGCTGCTTCTGATATGCaggattttgaatggcatgaaacaaatttaatttttaaaataattaggaaaatgtaataaaaacggttacttaAACAAAAACCATTGTAAATaccattcacaaatacccgctcataatattcaacaacaggttttaaaagaagaaccgttgtaaatacctttcacaaatacccgcgcataatattcaacaacaagttttaaaagaagaaccgttgttactaacaatttcaacaacggttatgttccgtataaccgttgttaaaagtcttcacaattttggagggaaagataGAACAATGGTTATGTTCcgtataaccgttgttatatctttcccaccaaaagtttgtcaaactttccacaaTGACTTACTCGCatcaacaacggcttttaaccatTCTGAATagtttccacaacggttttagtaaataacctaaccgttgtaaataccttttataacggccgctttaacaacgccCGCTTTTTggttttacaacggtttttacccgttgttatagcctgtatctgtagtagtgttagtTTTTATGAATCTAGCCAAAGCAAACATTTACTAACACTACCCGTAATATGCCCCTTTCATCTTAGCACTCTTTTCTTCAATCTGGTTTTTCTGCAATTCAAAATCAAGTTAGAATGTTTGCTTTGGCCTGATTGATGCTTAACCGTTCTCCAATGGCATCCTTAATAATTTTTCTACTCTACAGTCACAATTGAAGAAGAGATGGCAAATATTCTTTTCTTCAGTTTCACATATACACAAGTATACTAACACCAATAAAACAATATTACTTCTATGTATGTATTATTTGAGCATCATACTACAGCTAGAGGTAGTGTAATAAGAAGACTATCAGACGCCCAAGGAGCGGTCATTATCATGATCCTAGTAGCATACATACAACTGTCTCACGCAAAACTAACAATCGCAAATAAATATCAAATTGATGATCTACTCATAAgagaactagcaatgttattacGAACAATAGCCATGTCAttgtcatcatcattatcatctgTATCTCCACTATTGTAATTCGATTGATAATCTCCATGAGTGCCCCCATCTACATCATCTTCCTCTTCTACATTAGGCATATAGTCGGGGTCTTCATCACACTTGTCAAACTCCTCATCCTTAAGTGCATTTTTTCTGATATAATTGTGTAGCGTCATAGTTACAACAACTACTTTACATTGTGTAGAAAATTTATAACTAGGGATGTTAAACAATATTCTCCATCTATTTTTCCAAACCTCAAACGATCTCTCTATGACGTTTCTAAGAGAAGCGTGTGCATAATTAAATACTTCGAAGAATCCCGTTGGGGGCTGAGTTGAACGCCTAAAATCAGGAAGATGATAACGTATATGTTTTCCTTTAAAAGGTGCCAAATAACCTTTCTTATTCGAATAACCTGCATCAACCACATAATATTTGCCTAAAAAAGAAAATGTTAGTTTAAGAATTAAAAAAAggtaaaaatatatatatatatagttacaTATAAAATACAGTATTTTTACGTACCTTGTGGGGGGATGTGGGAATATATTTTTCCCTTGTAACTTTTTCTGTGTTGAAGTGAGAATGCGAGAATCATGAGCGGACCCTTCCCATCCAGCTTTAATGAAAGTGAATAGcaagtcaaaatttcaaaatgccATGACATTTTGCGTTGCGTAATTTTTTCTACCGATATAAGGGATCTCGTCCTCCTTAGGAATAATTACTGCACGAACGTGAGTACCATCTATAGCACCTATACACCCTTCAAAATGAGGCCAAAATTTATAATCTTCTCGAATCTTACTAGGAACTTCTTTAAAAAGATGATCTGGGGGTCTTATGATGTCTCTAGAAAAAGCTACCAAAGATGTTAGAACCTCGTTAAATTTCCTGCTAATTGTTTCTCCTGAATGCTTAAACCTAGTTTGAAGAGTACGATTGGAATGATTATGTGCGCAAATAACCAGAAATATTGCAAGTGCCTCTTCTGCACGCATCTCTCTAGTTGGATGTAACCCGTAATTAGCCACTAATAAATTGGCTAATTTTATAAAGACATGTGATTCCATCCTAAATGTCCTGTAACTTTCACCAAGTGTATTTAGCACTTCAATCACAAATTGCCATCCTGAACAAATTGATGTTCTCACCTTTTGCTTTGAAAGAAATTTAACATAATACTCTGTGCACACTATCAATCCAAAGGCGACAAGCACATACAGCCTCAGTTTTTCATAGGTTTGTTGTTGAAGCAACACTTCCATGTCCATTTCCGGGTCTTTATTTTCTGTCTCAGTCTCACTCATTGAATATAAATCGAGGTTTTATTCAATATCATAAATATCTATCTCATTCATTCCACCGTCATTTACATCATCAACATTAAAACCTTCAACATACTATAAAAAGACAAAgtacataaaataaaatgtacCATAcgattaaaattttaaaaaaaatgccATACTTGTTTAAATTTCATAAACATCACAACCAAATTAAGTTGCTATATAAGAAATGCCATACTTATTTAAATATCATTAACCACCTAACCAAATTAAACAACTTAAGACTACCATAGCTAAAATGACTTCAAATTAAACAACTTAAGAGTAATAtaattaaaatgactaacatGATAGCAAACACAAATGAAATTTAGCGTCGAGACGTGTGACTTTTCTCTCTTTTGAGCTCCTCTTCCAGCCAATTAACTCGAATATCATCTTCTTccagtgcaataaatatttctcTATATTCACGTTTAACAAATAAACGTGTACCCAGCATAAATAGCTCACTTTTAGGCTCTATTGATGTAATGTTTTTTAACACAGCTATGCACTCGGTAATACTATATCCAGATTGATCACTCGTTTTGGTATTTGTAATAGTACTCTCCATCACATTACATATTCTGTCCAGTTGACTTTGCATCAACAAGGCTGTACTTACTTTTGATTTCTTGCCCTTTGATATACTACCTTTCCCCTCATTCGGTGTcgtttcctttcttttcttttcatttagtTGCTCTTTTTTCGAAGTTACCTCCATGTTTTCCAAATCAACATTTGTCTCATCAACCAAATCATCATTAAATTATTCATTAGGTGCATCATATCCTTCATCAAAGTTGGACTGATTCACAATATATGGATTGAAAGAATCATTTCCAGTTGCAAATGTTTTagaaaacattatttccatttctttcAAATTCTCTACACCACCATGTCGAAAGTTAGCTACTTCAGGGTTAACCTGCAATTTTTTTAGAATAAACCCTCTAAGtttataatattgtattacgACATGATATTGAATAATATATTCATAATACTTAAATGTTGTAACTAACATTTTCCTTTTCATCCCACCATGTATCATCAGCATCAATGGTTCCTTTTTCGTGATCCCATCCTAGACCAGTCTCGGGGCCAATTAATTGCTTCCATGTCTTATAATAAATTTTTAAAGATTCCCATTTATTCTTAAGTTGCGCTTTGTCGTACCTTCGTCTAGTTCTAAGTTAAAATTTTCTCACCACATTTTCCCATCCTACTCTATTAAAGTGTGTATTAGGCCTATTTCCAACATGAACCTCTTCAGCGCATATTTCACAAAATATCTTTGTTGTTATTCGATCCCAATTTGCCTTCTCTTTTTTCGGAACAAAATTTGAAGGATCAGTAGGTCGTACTCGATGTTGACTTTTCATCATCTTTGGATGATAAATCTAGCAATTCAAGCTCACAATCATATTTAAGACATAAATACAAAGATAACAGACTATAGTTTAAAGCTACACAAATCCCAAACCTGATCATTAATGCAAGAATTTAATAATCCAGTCATAGATTGAGATGTT contains the following coding sequences:
- the LOC141651446 gene encoding uncharacterized protein LOC141651446, coding for MSETETENKDPEMDMEVLLQQQTYEKLRLYVLVAFGLIVCTEYYVKFLSKQKVRTSICSGWQFVIEVLNTLGESYRTFRMESHVFIKLANLLVANYGLHPTREMRAEEALAIFLVICAHNHSNRTLQTRFKHSGETISRKFNEVLTSLVAFSRDIIRPPDHLFKEVPSKIREDYKFWPHFEGCIGAIDGTHVRALDGKGPLMILAFSLQHRKSYKGKIYSHIPPQGKYYVVDAGYSNKKGYLAPFKGKHIRYHLPDFRRSTQPPTGFFEVFNYAHASLRNVIERSFEVWKNRWRILFNIPSYKFSTQCKVVVVTMTLHNYIRKNALKDEEFDKCDEDPDYMPNVEEEDDVDGGTHGDYQSNYNSGDTDDNDDDNDMAIVRNNIASSLMSRSSI
- the LOC141651447 gene encoding L10-interacting MYB domain-containing protein-like, encoding MHRRFASTPYSTENNNTNPNVRVTPRAPSSMIYHPKMMKSQHRVRPTDPSNFVPKKEKANWDRITTKIFCEICAEEVHVGNRPNTHFNRVGWENVTWKQLIGPETGLGWDHEKGTIDADDTWWDEKENVNPEVANFRHGGVENLKEMEIMFSKTFATGNDSFNPYIVNQSNFDEGYDAPNE